One segment of Marinobacter sediminum DNA contains the following:
- a CDS encoding isopenicillin N synthase family dioxygenase: MSVTTPEPTGHSAFQSLPVVDVSGLQSPDPKVRQSSAEALGEAARDAGFLYITGHGVPSDLVDRFRSRVREYFRQSHDEKMRQYIGRSENHSGYVPEGEEQFYGAAMPDRKEAYDVNFDMLEPEHARPMLGPNQWPEMAGFKTDIKAYYDAVFELGNLLFRGFALALGLPEDSFTRHINRPPSQLRLIHYPYNPDIPTDAPGIGAHTDYECFTILRPTAPGLEVMNGAGEWIDVPVLEDAFVINIGDMMEILSNGLFIATSHRVRKVAEERYAFPMFCNLDYDTRIEPLPQLVSEERPARYEPQVCGEHLFAQTAQTFQYLKKRLESGELELPKGSKGLSSFGREAGGQR; the protein is encoded by the coding sequence ATGTCAGTAACAACCCCCGAGCCCACGGGCCATAGTGCGTTCCAGTCATTACCTGTCGTGGACGTGTCCGGGCTCCAGTCACCCGACCCCAAGGTGCGCCAGTCCAGTGCAGAGGCGTTGGGTGAGGCAGCCCGCGATGCGGGGTTTCTTTACATCACCGGGCATGGCGTTCCATCTGATCTGGTTGATCGCTTCCGGTCGAGGGTCCGCGAGTACTTCCGGCAGAGCCACGACGAAAAAATGCGCCAGTATATCGGGCGCTCGGAAAACCACAGTGGTTATGTCCCCGAGGGCGAGGAGCAGTTCTACGGGGCTGCGATGCCGGACCGGAAAGAAGCGTACGATGTCAATTTCGACATGCTCGAGCCAGAGCATGCCCGCCCAATGCTTGGCCCCAACCAATGGCCCGAGATGGCCGGTTTCAAGACTGACATCAAGGCCTATTACGATGCCGTCTTCGAGCTGGGCAACCTGCTTTTCCGCGGTTTTGCCCTGGCCCTGGGGCTTCCCGAGGACAGTTTCACCCGACACATTAACCGACCGCCCAGCCAGCTGCGCCTGATTCACTACCCCTATAACCCCGATATTCCGACGGATGCGCCCGGCATCGGGGCTCATACGGACTACGAGTGCTTCACCATCCTCAGGCCGACAGCCCCAGGGCTGGAGGTGATGAATGGGGCCGGAGAATGGATCGATGTTCCGGTGTTAGAAGACGCTTTTGTGATCAACATCGGCGATATGATGGAGATCCTCAGCAACGGCCTGTTCATCGCGACCTCACACCGGGTGCGCAAGGTCGCTGAAGAGCGCTATGCCTTCCCCATGTTCTGCAACCTGGATTACGACACTCGAATTGAACCGCTGCCGCAATTGGTCAGCGAAGAGCGCCCTGCCCGTTATGAGCCCCAGGTCTGTGGCGAGCACCTTTTTGCCCAGACAGCCCAGACCTTCCAATACCTGAAAAAACGCCTGGAAAGTGGCGAACTGGAATTGCCGAAAGGCAGCAAGGGGCTGTCATCCTTCGGCCGGGAAGCCGGAGGCCAGCGATGA
- a CDS encoding putative urea ABC transporter substrate-binding protein, with the protein MKLMNRTITATVLSALFVLGASSAQAEEDRKQFSLAWSIYVGFMPWAYMDESGIMDKWADKYDIEVDLVKVNDYIEAINLYTAGEFDGATMTNMDMLTIPSASGVDTTALITGDFSDGNDAVVLKGRDSMEDIKGMDVYLLELSVSHYALARALEMAGLSERDINVVNTSDADIATAFTTDDVQAATLWNPQLQTAMQEPDAVKVFDSTQIPGEILDIMGVNSETLKKYPELGKAVTGAWFEAMSVMHGDSEQAIAAKTYMGDASGTDLDGFELQLAATHMFETPQEKLDFLTTKRVRETMDFVTKFSFKHGLLGAGAQSPDAIGIELPDGSIWGNEDNVKMRFDHQFVKMAAEGKL; encoded by the coding sequence ATGAAATTAATGAACCGAACCATCACCGCTACAGTTCTCTCCGCGCTATTTGTACTTGGCGCTTCATCCGCCCAGGCCGAGGAGGACCGGAAACAGTTCTCTCTCGCATGGTCGATCTATGTTGGCTTTATGCCATGGGCCTATATGGATGAGTCCGGCATCATGGACAAGTGGGCCGACAAGTACGACATTGAAGTCGATCTTGTTAAGGTCAACGACTACATCGAAGCCATCAACCTCTACACCGCCGGGGAGTTCGATGGGGCCACCATGACCAACATGGACATGCTGACCATTCCGTCGGCATCAGGCGTTGATACCACCGCGCTGATCACCGGTGACTTTTCCGACGGCAATGATGCTGTTGTTCTGAAAGGCCGTGACAGCATGGAAGACATCAAGGGTATGGATGTTTACCTGCTCGAGCTTTCCGTATCCCACTACGCACTGGCCCGCGCCCTGGAGATGGCCGGTCTGAGTGAGCGCGACATCAACGTGGTCAACACCTCGGATGCCGACATTGCCACCGCTTTCACGACCGACGACGTGCAAGCTGCCACTCTCTGGAACCCACAACTCCAGACCGCAATGCAGGAACCCGATGCCGTCAAGGTATTCGACTCTACCCAGATCCCCGGTGAAATCCTCGACATCATGGGCGTTAACTCTGAAACCCTGAAGAAGTATCCGGAGCTGGGCAAGGCGGTGACTGGAGCCTGGTTCGAGGCCATGAGCGTCATGCATGGCGACAGCGAGCAGGCCATCGCCGCCAAAACCTACATGGGCGATGCGTCCGGAACCGATCTGGACGGCTTCGAATTGCAACTGGCCGCCACTCACATGTTCGAGACCCCTCAGGAGAAACTCGACTTCCTGACCACCAAGCGGGTGCGCGAAACCATGGACTTCGTGACCAAGTTCTCCTTCAAGCACGGGTTGCTGGGCGCCGGTGCCCAATCACCGGACGCCATCGGTATCGAGTTGCCTGATGGCTCCATCTGGGGCAACGAAGACAACGTCAAAATGCGCTTCGACCACCAGTTCGTAAAAATGGCGGCCGAAGGGAAGCTGTAA
- a CDS encoding creatininase family protein has protein sequence MYSGYYQRAADLAGADPVVWERLTWSGLQQLREQGEELVVLPVGATEQHGPHLPVSTDTAIATAVCAYGSARARVPVLPTLSYGVSVGHTEQWPGTVSLLHETLALSVREMVGWLVAQGWRRIILVNSHFGNHATLSVAVDRLRFDYRELIQIGLVNSYALTREIEDYFTCDGEDIHANRAETDLMLYLDPEACDMASVQDDPDRTEGTVFSYLVPATSKNGVTGRPSEGTAERGRELLREMGEALTSLLIKARTETAPLETQSAGHPTVYPFSGSRP, from the coding sequence ATGTATTCGGGCTACTACCAGCGCGCGGCCGACTTGGCCGGCGCTGACCCAGTTGTCTGGGAACGTCTGACCTGGAGCGGCTTGCAGCAGCTTCGCGAACAGGGTGAGGAACTGGTTGTCCTGCCCGTGGGTGCGACCGAGCAGCATGGCCCCCATCTGCCGGTCTCAACCGACACGGCCATTGCCACCGCAGTCTGCGCCTATGGCTCGGCCCGGGCCCGTGTGCCGGTGTTGCCGACCCTGTCCTACGGGGTGTCGGTCGGACACACGGAACAATGGCCTGGCACGGTCTCCCTCCTGCACGAGACGCTCGCTCTGAGCGTCCGGGAGATGGTGGGCTGGCTGGTAGCCCAGGGCTGGCGCCGGATCATTCTGGTTAACTCGCATTTTGGTAACCACGCCACCTTGTCTGTGGCAGTGGACCGCCTGCGGTTCGACTACCGGGAACTCATCCAGATTGGCCTGGTAAATTCCTACGCCCTGACCCGGGAGATTGAAGACTATTTCACCTGCGACGGCGAGGACATCCACGCCAACCGGGCCGAAACCGACCTGATGCTGTACCTGGACCCGGAGGCCTGCGACATGGCATCCGTTCAGGACGATCCGGATCGCACGGAGGGCACGGTATTCAGCTACCTGGTGCCGGCCACCAGCAAAAACGGCGTCACCGGACGACCCAGTGAAGGCACGGCCGAACGTGGACGAGAACTGTTGCGGGAGATGGGAGAGGCTCTCACGTCGCTGCTGATAAAAGCCCGGACCGAGACTGCACCGCTCGAGACTCAGTCCGCCGGTCACCCCACCGTCTATCCCTTTTCGGGCAGTCGTCCCTGA
- a CDS encoding glutamine synthetase family protein, with amino-acid sequence MSESSPKNRLIDAGSPSPGVGPDLEIDHGRVAAMKKTLMDAGVQYCYASFVDVHGVPKAKCTPIEKFEKMCAGSELFTVGALEGMGLTGPQEDECAAVPDLDTCTIFPWDKTQAWFTGELYYHGKPYPNDSRSILKRMVAKAEARGYRVNLGIEPEFYLLRRDEDGNLTPLGSDFKGVCPAYDLNQTTEVLDTLNQLAQYMDELGWNLYSFDQEGGRGQYEFDFGYTDVLSSSDQLIFLRLMLKRLAHDNDAVATFMPKPFADDFRSGAHFNISLEEIETGKNIFAPGPDGPGELGERYGLSFADKALHFTAGLLKHAPALTALTCPTYNSYQGLIAQGDMADMSWAPVLMSYGQNNRSAMLRLPANRYCVENRVPDMSCNPYLAAAFHIAAGLEGIDQAMDPGAPHNENAYTLGNTLREKRQHLLPRTLLHALEAFDDDPLVEEIFGDFKEIYLKQKLGEWESAFYTINEEHREQKLTHI; translated from the coding sequence ATGTCTGAAAGTTCGCCTAAGAACCGTTTGATCGACGCCGGCAGCCCGTCTCCCGGTGTCGGTCCCGATCTGGAAATCGATCACGGCCGTGTCGCGGCCATGAAAAAGACCTTGATGGACGCTGGTGTGCAGTACTGCTACGCCTCCTTCGTCGATGTGCATGGCGTTCCCAAAGCCAAATGCACGCCCATCGAAAAATTCGAGAAGATGTGTGCCGGCTCTGAGTTGTTCACCGTCGGCGCCCTGGAAGGTATGGGGCTGACCGGCCCCCAGGAAGACGAGTGCGCAGCAGTGCCGGACCTGGATACCTGCACCATCTTCCCCTGGGACAAAACCCAGGCCTGGTTCACGGGTGAGCTCTACTATCATGGCAAGCCCTATCCGAATGACAGCCGCAGTATTCTCAAGCGCATGGTTGCGAAGGCGGAGGCGCGCGGGTACCGCGTGAATCTGGGTATCGAACCCGAGTTCTACCTTCTTCGCCGGGATGAAGACGGCAACCTGACGCCACTCGGTTCAGACTTCAAGGGCGTCTGCCCGGCTTACGACCTGAATCAAACCACGGAAGTGCTCGATACGCTGAATCAACTCGCCCAGTATATGGACGAGTTGGGCTGGAACCTCTACTCCTTCGATCAGGAAGGCGGCCGGGGCCAGTACGAGTTCGATTTTGGTTACACCGATGTACTCTCCAGCAGTGATCAGTTGATCTTTCTGAGGCTGATGCTCAAGCGGCTGGCCCATGACAATGATGCCGTGGCCACGTTTATGCCCAAGCCATTTGCCGATGACTTCCGCAGCGGCGCGCATTTCAATATCTCACTGGAGGAAATCGAGACCGGCAAGAACATCTTTGCGCCCGGCCCGGACGGCCCCGGCGAGCTCGGCGAGCGTTACGGACTGAGCTTCGCCGACAAGGCCCTGCACTTTACCGCCGGCCTGCTCAAACACGCACCGGCACTGACCGCGCTGACCTGCCCCACCTACAACAGCTATCAGGGCCTGATTGCCCAGGGCGATATGGCCGATATGAGCTGGGCACCGGTGCTGATGTCCTATGGCCAGAACAACCGCTCGGCCATGTTGCGACTGCCGGCCAACCGCTACTGTGTTGAGAACCGCGTGCCGGACATGAGCTGCAACCCCTATCTGGCGGCTGCATTTCACATTGCCGCTGGCCTTGAGGGTATCGATCAGGCCATGGACCCCGGAGCGCCGCACAACGAGAACGCCTACACCCTGGGCAACACACTGCGGGAAAAACGCCAGCACCTGCTGCCCCGTACTTTGCTTCATGCCCTGGAAGCCTTCGATGACGATCCGCTCGTGGAAGAGATTTTCGGCGACTTCAAGGAGATTTACCTGAAGCAAAAACTGGGTGAATGGGAGTCCGCGTTCTACACCATCAACGAGGAACACCGGGAACAGAAGCTGACGCACATCTGA
- a CDS encoding alpha/beta fold hydrolase, which produces MSSTIATENWHNWEAFYQAQRETELPAGSVAHVPVKIRYIDAGTANDKTVVLLHGIPTWGYLFHEAIPALVDAGFRVIAPDLLGHGFSDRRDCFDRSFQDQARMVVALLSDLGLTSVDLVGHDTGGAAGLILAIEHRHLIDRLVICNSVCYDRFDDDMLDFGHPMRWKPRPVSDLMEALEESLAMGLSDSTRLTPEFRAGILAPWSSEEGKLSLIRNASALNANQTMALVDRHGTIEAPTLVLWGMDDPWQSAEDGQQLAREIPGARFQAVNGASHWLPQDAPDAFNTAVMNFLM; this is translated from the coding sequence ATGTCCTCAACCATAGCCACCGAAAACTGGCACAACTGGGAAGCGTTCTATCAGGCCCAGCGGGAGACCGAGCTGCCCGCTGGTTCTGTGGCCCATGTTCCGGTGAAGATTCGCTATATCGATGCTGGCACAGCCAACGACAAAACCGTCGTTCTGCTACACGGCATCCCCACCTGGGGCTACCTGTTTCACGAGGCCATCCCGGCTCTGGTGGATGCCGGGTTCAGGGTGATTGCTCCCGACCTTCTGGGCCATGGCTTTTCCGACCGGCGCGACTGCTTTGACCGCTCCTTTCAGGATCAGGCGCGCATGGTCGTGGCGCTGCTCTCGGACCTGGGGCTCACCAGTGTCGACCTGGTGGGGCATGACACCGGCGGGGCTGCAGGTCTGATCCTGGCCATAGAGCACCGCCACCTGATCGACCGGCTGGTGATCTGCAATTCGGTCTGTTACGACCGCTTTGACGATGACATGCTCGACTTCGGCCATCCCATGCGCTGGAAGCCACGGCCAGTCTCAGACCTGATGGAAGCTCTGGAGGAAAGCCTCGCGATGGGCTTATCGGATTCAACCCGGCTGACCCCGGAATTCCGCGCCGGCATCCTGGCGCCCTGGTCCAGCGAAGAAGGTAAGCTCAGCCTGATCCGCAATGCCTCTGCGCTTAATGCCAACCAGACCATGGCACTGGTGGATCGCCACGGCACCATCGAAGCGCCCACCCTCGTGCTCTGGGGCATGGATGACCCCTGGCAGAGCGCCGAGGACGGCCAGCAACTGGCCCGGGAGATTCCCGGCGCACGATTTCAGGCGGTCAATGGTGCATCCCACTGGTTGCCGCAGGATGCGCCTGACGCCTTCAACACAGCCGTGATGAATTTTCTGATGTGA
- a CDS encoding MBL fold metallo-hydrolase, with translation MRIADRWFETKRVDDRITLLWEPHVARLDQCNMWHVRGRDADLLVDAGMGISSLKEAMAELLDKPLIAVATHSHTDHVGSLHEFDHRLIHPLEAEQLNQPDTFPVLCSCHWPAGLRESIQSQGYEVPDLMIDAYPHEGFDPMAFSATKTEPTKLIDEGDVLDLGNSAFEVLHLPGHSPGSIGLWEKATGTLFSGDAIYDGPLLDDIEGADRQAYRRTMERLRKLPVNVVHGGHDPSFGKARLQELVDQYLHSR, from the coding sequence ATGCGCATTGCCGACCGATGGTTTGAAACAAAACGCGTAGACGATCGAATCACATTACTATGGGAGCCCCACGTTGCCCGACTGGACCAGTGCAACATGTGGCACGTTCGCGGCCGCGATGCGGACCTTTTGGTGGACGCGGGAATGGGTATCAGCAGTCTGAAAGAGGCGATGGCCGAACTTCTAGATAAGCCGCTCATTGCTGTTGCAACGCACAGTCACACAGACCATGTGGGCAGCCTGCATGAATTCGATCATCGCCTTATTCACCCGCTGGAAGCCGAACAGTTAAACCAGCCGGACACCTTTCCCGTGCTCTGCAGCTGCCATTGGCCAGCCGGCCTGCGCGAGTCTATCCAAAGCCAGGGTTATGAAGTGCCGGATCTCATGATCGACGCATACCCCCACGAAGGCTTCGATCCCATGGCCTTTAGCGCAACAAAGACCGAGCCGACCAAACTTATCGATGAAGGCGACGTGCTGGATCTCGGCAACAGTGCCTTTGAAGTCCTGCACCTGCCAGGACACTCCCCTGGCAGCATCGGCCTGTGGGAGAAAGCCACCGGAACCCTGTTTTCCGGTGACGCGATCTACGACGGCCCATTGCTGGATGACATCGAGGGCGCCGACCGGCAGGCATACAGAAGAACCATGGAACGATTGCGGAAACTCCCCGTCAACGTGGTTCACGGCGGCCACGATCCCAGCTTTGGCAAGGCGCGCCTGCAGGAACTGGTTGATCAGTACCTGCATAGCCGCTGA